The Nitrososphaerales archaeon genome contains a region encoding:
- a CDS encoding TIGR00296 family protein: MLLNEQDGSELIKLARDAIECYLSRKIQITAPDSIMKKYGEKAGVFVTLNSLTNESEELRGCIGFPTPERNLYDAVINAAIASATSDPRFKPITNEELDKITLEISVLTPPELINVRDPREYKEKIKVGRDGLIVHWRYGSGLLLPQVPIEYGWDEERFLCETCVKAGTLPDCWFYEDTKVYRFEAIVFKEVEPRGKVMRVPLSVK; this comes from the coding sequence ATGCTTCTTAATGAACAGGACGGATCTGAATTAATAAAACTAGCCAGAGATGCTATTGAGTGCTATCTATCTAGAAAAATACAGATAACTGCTCCAGATAGTATCATGAAGAAGTACGGTGAAAAGGCTGGCGTATTCGTTACTCTTAATTCTTTAACAAATGAATCGGAAGAACTCAGGGGATGCATTGGTTTTCCAACGCCAGAAAGAAATCTGTATGATGCTGTAATTAACGCTGCAATTGCGTCTGCAACTAGCGATCCTAGATTCAAACCTATTACAAATGAAGAACTTGATAAAATTACACTTGAGATAAGCGTGTTGACACCACCAGAGCTTATCAATGTAAGGGACCCGAGGGAGTATAAAGAGAAGATAAAAGTTGGTAGAGACGGTCTTATCGTACATTGGCGTTATGGCTCAGGTCTATTGCTACCACAGGTTCCAATTGAATACGGGTGGGACGAGGAACGCTTTTTATGTGAAACATGTGTCAAGGCAGGCACACTTCCAGACTGCTGGTTCTATGAAGACACAAAAGTATACAGATTTGAAGCTATAGTGTTTAAGGAAGTGGAGCCTAGAGGAAAAGTAATGAGGGTTCCTCTTAGCGTGAAGTGA
- a CDS encoding CBS domain-containing protein, protein MSRDEHITSPVMVKDIMNSPVITASPNDNVKTIAERMSKSGVGSVVVVEDGKPVGVVSDGDIVSRAVAKDSMPSKVLAKDIMQPLQVIDSEASILEAARLLRKYKVKRLGVMYKNQLTGIVSTSDVIAVTPELVDVVSEKASIMKGEFGRKPSLVSGYCDECNQWSDYLQYVDGSFICEECRGEVPSREQR, encoded by the coding sequence ATGAGCAGAGACGAACATATAACTTCTCCAGTAATGGTAAAGGATATCATGAACAGCCCAGTGATAACAGCGTCACCAAATGATAATGTTAAGACAATAGCGGAAAGGATGAGCAAATCAGGTGTCGGTAGCGTCGTGGTAGTTGAGGACGGTAAGCCCGTAGGTGTTGTAAGCGATGGTGACATTGTATCCAGAGCTGTTGCTAAAGATTCTATGCCAAGCAAAGTTCTTGCCAAGGATATCATGCAGCCCTTGCAGGTGATAGATAGCGAAGCAAGCATACTGGAAGCCGCAAGGCTTTTGCGCAAATATAAGGTTAAACGTTTGGGTGTGATGTATAAGAACCAGCTCACAGGCATAGTTTCCACTTCAGATGTTATAGCTGTGACGCCTGAACTTGTGGATGTAGTTTCGGAGAAGGCCAGTATAATGAAGGGTGAGTTTGGCAGAAAGCCAAGCTTGGTATCAGGATACTGTGACGAGTGTAATCAATGGTCAGACTACTTACAGTACGTTGATGGCAGCTTTATATGCGAGGAGTGTAGAGGAGAGGTTCCTTCAAGAGAGCAACGATGA
- the cbiT gene encoding precorrin-6Y C5,15-methyltransferase (decarboxylating) subunit CbiT, translating to MWKFRTPGIPDEMFEREDNVPITKEEVRVIALSKARLNNGSTVIDIGCGSGSIAIEAAILVSPSGKVYAIDQDKTAVALTRKNVGKFNVENIEIIHARAQDIIARLPDVDAIFIGGTGGDTYDIIKLAYAKMKSGGRVVIDTILIETMYHSLKAVDELKLANVDVTQITVAKSRKVTTGTMMLARNPVIIIAAEKP from the coding sequence TTGTGGAAGTTTAGGACTCCTGGCATACCAGATGAGATGTTTGAACGTGAAGATAACGTTCCAATCACAAAGGAAGAGGTTAGAGTAATCGCCTTAAGCAAAGCCAGACTGAATAACGGATCAACTGTTATAGACATTGGCTGTGGCAGTGGAAGCATAGCTATAGAGGCTGCAATACTTGTTTCCCCAAGTGGCAAGGTGTATGCAATAGATCAGGATAAAACTGCTGTAGCGTTAACAAGAAAAAATGTTGGTAAATTCAATGTAGAAAATATAGAGATAATTCATGCAAGGGCACAGGACATTATTGCTAGATTGCCAGATGTTGATGCCATATTCATAGGTGGAACTGGTGGTGATACTTATGATATAATCAAACTAGCATATGCAAAAATGAAGAGTGGGGGAAGGGTTGTAATAGATACGATACTTATTGAAACTATGTATCATTCTCTTAAGGCAGTTGATGAACTGAAGCTAGCAAATGTGGATGTAACGCAAATCACGGTAGCAAAAAGCAGAAAGGTCACCACAGGTACAATGATGCTGGCAAGAAATCCCGTTATAATAATAGCTGCTGAGAAGCCATGA
- the rqcH gene encoding ribosome rescue protein RqcH produces MELSGIELHYLVKEIKKRACIGYYVSNIYSITRDSIQLKLHHPTQPDIMLMISSKGIWMSKFKFDSIEQAELANTLRNEIMRARLDDVEQFGSERIVMLKFVFDDKTRYLVAEFFAGSNIILCDESMKILTLLRPIEVRHRVLKVGVPYTYPPRRGMDVFELKLEDLKALRSSNLDVARWVGRNIALPKRFVEEVIHESSIDIKKKGIELREEDVNTLYNKIVKLVTDVCDGNHKPVLVMQANIPVDASPLPLRNLGTVTPADSYMEAIDMVLSNHLKRIGESIKSEEFESKIKELERALDEQEKARKTLIERSAEMRRFAGSLTDISRRGIDDITNPAVKELIKNEFTVEEEYGLTMLSIMGEKIAIRNPRIASVVSVIYDRAKQLESGVKSIDSAKDKLLKELQKARRFSETARQKVRVIQREGREWYERYRWFYTTDGLLAVGGRDASSNSALVRRHLTDNDIIFHAEVHGSPFFILKNARGVEVNSIQEVAQATVSFSRAWKDGIVSADAYWVRSEHVKVAAPSGQFLPKGSFVIEGKRNYIRSLELKLAVGLVKVKGGLRVMCGAPDAVKKGSHVYALITPNNLSVSDAAKKIKSEFVKHVDTETAEFVKHIDLDDIIRALPSGGCKVIETSIGDNALQHND; encoded by the coding sequence ATGGAATTATCTGGTATAGAGTTACATTATCTTGTGAAGGAAATAAAGAAGCGAGCTTGTATCGGGTATTACGTTAGCAATATCTACAGCATCACCCGAGATTCCATTCAGCTAAAACTCCATCATCCTACTCAACCGGATATTATGTTAATGATATCCAGCAAGGGAATTTGGATGAGTAAATTCAAGTTCGATTCTATTGAACAGGCAGAACTAGCTAATACGTTGCGAAATGAAATCATGCGTGCTAGGCTTGATGACGTAGAACAGTTTGGGAGTGAAAGAATAGTTATGTTGAAATTCGTATTTGATGACAAAACTAGGTATCTGGTCGCAGAATTCTTTGCGGGCAGCAACATTATTCTATGCGATGAATCAATGAAGATACTCACGCTACTACGTCCGATAGAGGTAAGACATAGAGTATTGAAAGTTGGTGTGCCATACACATATCCTCCAAGACGAGGAATGGACGTGTTTGAGTTGAAACTCGAGGATCTCAAAGCATTGCGTTCTTCCAATCTTGATGTTGCTAGATGGGTTGGAAGGAATATAGCATTACCAAAAAGGTTTGTTGAAGAGGTTATTCATGAATCATCCATAGACATAAAAAAGAAGGGCATTGAACTTAGAGAAGAAGATGTAAACACACTTTACAACAAAATAGTAAAGTTGGTTACTGATGTTTGCGATGGCAACCATAAGCCAGTTTTGGTAATGCAGGCGAACATTCCAGTAGATGCGTCCCCTTTGCCCCTTCGCAACCTAGGAACAGTAACACCTGCTGATAGTTATATGGAAGCTATCGATATGGTTCTTAGTAACCATCTGAAACGCATAGGAGAGAGCATAAAGAGTGAAGAGTTTGAAAGTAAGATAAAGGAGCTGGAAAGGGCGCTTGATGAGCAGGAGAAGGCGAGGAAAACATTAATCGAAAGATCAGCAGAAATGCGCAGATTTGCTGGTTCGTTGACTGACATCTCAAGGCGAGGAATAGATGATATAACTAATCCAGCTGTTAAAGAGCTAATAAAAAATGAGTTTACAGTGGAAGAAGAATACGGTCTAACAATGTTAAGCATCATGGGCGAAAAAATCGCAATAAGAAACCCAAGGATCGCATCCGTAGTGTCAGTCATTTACGATAGGGCAAAACAACTTGAGAGTGGCGTGAAGTCAATTGATAGTGCAAAGGACAAGTTACTTAAGGAGCTTCAAAAAGCTAGGCGGTTTTCTGAGACTGCAAGGCAGAAGGTTAGAGTAATACAGCGCGAAGGAAGAGAGTGGTACGAACGTTACCGATGGTTCTATACTACAGATGGTTTGCTTGCTGTTGGCGGTAGAGACGCATCATCAAATTCGGCACTAGTTAGGAGGCATCTAACAGACAACGACATCATATTTCATGCAGAGGTTCACGGCTCTCCATTTTTCATATTGAAGAATGCTAGAGGTGTTGAGGTAAACAGCATACAGGAGGTTGCACAGGCAACTGTTAGCTTCAGCAGGGCATGGAAGGACGGAATTGTTAGTGCAGATGCTTATTGGGTGCGTTCAGAACATGTGAAGGTCGCTGCCCCAAGTGGGCAGTTCCTTCCCAAAGGCTCATTTGTGATAGAGGGAAAGCGCAATTACATAAGGAGTCTTGAGTTGAAGCTTGCAGTGGGACTGGTAAAAGTGAAAGGAGGGCTTAGGGTTATGTGCGGTGCGCCTGACGCCGTTAAAAAAGGTTCGCATGTTTATGCTTTAATTACACCAAACAACCTGAGTGTTTCAGATGCTGCTAAGAAGATCAAATCGGAATTTGTGAAGCATGTAGACACTGAAACTGCTGAATTTGTTAAGCACATAGATCTAGATGATATAATAAGAGCTCTGCCGAGCGGAGGATGTAAGGTAATAGAAACGTCTATAGGTGATAATGCGTTGCAACACAATGATTAA
- a CDS encoding Mut7-C RNAse domain-containing protein, with protein sequence MSSVRFIADGMLGSLARKLRMFGFDTLYYNDIEDEKLLAIGRQEDRTLLTRDKSLFQRAVKAGISSMLLEGIDDVDYMVHVMKNSGIRSVEFVPAKSRCPLCNGEIDMRDIGSLDKSIPKKVVDTHTRFYVCKKCGKVYWEGSHFTKLQQFGLDVMRRLNNAS encoded by the coding sequence ATGAGCTCTGTTCGTTTTATCGCTGATGGTATGTTGGGAAGTTTAGCAAGAAAACTGCGTATGTTTGGTTTTGATACATTATACTATAATGATATAGAGGATGAGAAACTACTTGCTATTGGAAGGCAGGAAGATAGAACGCTGCTGACCCGTGATAAGAGCTTATTTCAAAGAGCAGTAAAGGCAGGTATAAGCAGTATGCTACTAGAGGGTATAGATGACGTTGATTACATGGTACATGTTATGAAAAACAGTGGCATTAGATCCGTTGAATTCGTACCGGCAAAATCCAGATGCCCGTTATGCAACGGCGAAATAGATATGCGTGACATTGGTTCTTTAGACAAATCAATTCCAAAAAAAGTGGTTGATACTCATACAAGGTTCTATGTCTGCAAAAAATGTGGTAAAGTTTACTGGGAAGGTAGTCATTTTACAAAACTACAACAATTCGGACTTGACGTGATGAGGCGGTTGAACAATGCTTCTTAA
- the cobI gene encoding precorrin-2 C(20)-methyltransferase has translation MKSKLFCVGCGPGDPELLTLKAANIIRTADTIFCPTSRVGRDSIALSIVKPIVNERKDRPEIINLIFPMVKDKATLQKTWRENADQIANKCNEGKAVAYLTVGDPSLYSTFTYIHKELRDRYPLIEVEVIPGVASMFAFASQAKISLAEGEETLAIVPACYDLERVKSTASSCDTVIFLKDGRYFNSVIEMLKKSGFSDDSIIAIAQNVSAEGEVVKVSKLKDVTTGEPAEKYFSIMVVKREQT, from the coding sequence ATGAAGTCTAAACTGTTTTGTGTAGGCTGTGGTCCAGGCGATCCGGAACTTTTGACTCTTAAAGCTGCTAATATCATCAGAACGGCGGATACTATCTTCTGCCCGACGTCAAGAGTCGGAAGAGATAGCATCGCACTCTCAATTGTAAAGCCTATAGTGAACGAGAGAAAAGATAGACCAGAAATAATAAATCTTATTTTTCCGATGGTGAAGGACAAGGCAACGCTACAAAAAACATGGAGGGAAAATGCCGATCAGATAGCAAACAAGTGTAATGAGGGTAAGGCAGTAGCTTACCTCACCGTTGGAGATCCATCGCTATACAGCACGTTTACCTATATCCATAAGGAGCTGAGAGATAGGTACCCCTTGATCGAAGTGGAAGTGATTCCAGGTGTTGCATCTATGTTTGCTTTTGCGTCGCAAGCTAAGATCAGTTTGGCGGAGGGTGAGGAAACCTTGGCCATTGTTCCAGCATGTTACGACCTTGAGAGGGTAAAGTCGACAGCCAGTTCTTGTGATACAGTGATATTTCTTAAAGATGGCAGGTATTTCAATAGTGTTATAGAAATGTTGAAAAAGTCTGGATTTTCCGATGATTCAATTATTGCAATTGCCCAGAATGTATCAGCAGAGGGTGAAGTTGTAAAAGTATCAAAATTAAAGGATGTTACGACAGGTGAGCCTGCAGAAAAATACTTTTCAATCATGGTGGTAAAACGTGAGCAAACCTAA